A segment of the Bradyrhizobium sp. CCBAU 53340 genome:
CTCGCCGGCGGAAGGCGCATCGACCAGGAGTTCGCCGACCTCGCCGTCGGCCACGTCCTGCCCGGCCTCGTTGACGAGCCGCACCGCATAGCCCGGCACCGGCTTGCCTGATGAACCGTATTTGATGTCGCCGGGCGCGTTCGAGAGAAAGATGTGCAGCAGCTCGGTCGAGCCGACGCCATCAAGGATGTCGACACCGAAGCGCGCCTTCCAGCTGTTGCCGACGGACTCGGGGAGCGCCTCGCCGGCCGAGGTGCAGATGCGCAAGGACTTGCCACAGCGCTCGGTCTTCATCGTCTCGTCGTTGAGCATCGCGGCGAACAGCGTCGGCACGCCGTAGAAGATCGACGGATTGTAGCGGTTCATCAGGTCGAACATGCGCGCCGGCGTCGGACGCTCGCTGTTGAGGATCACGCTGGCACCGACCGACATCGGGAAGGTCAGCGCATTGCCGAGGCCATAGGCGAAGAACAGTTTTGCCGCGGAGAGACAAACGTCGCTCTCGCGGATGCCGAGCACCTGCTTGGCGTAGGTATCGGCGGTGGCCTGCAAATTCGAATGGATGTGACGCACGCCTTTGGGCATGCCGGTCGAGCCCGACGAATACAGCCAGAACGCCGGCTCGTCCGGATGCGTCGCGGCGGTCGTGAACTGGTCGCTCTCGCCGGCGATTTCCTCGGCGAGCTGCTTGTGACCGTTCTGCTTGGCGCCAGACACGACGACATGCTCGAGGTCAGGCATGCGGCCGACGACGTCCTTGATGACAGGGTAGAGCGCCTCGGACACGAACAGCACGCGCGCGCGGCAGTCGGCGAGGATGTAGGCGTATTGATCCGCGGTCAGCAGCGTATTGAGCGGCACCGGCACGACGCCGGCGCGGATCGCGCCCAGGAACACGATCGGGAAATCGATCGTATCTAGCATGATCATCGCCACGCGTTCCTCGCGGCGGACGCCGAGCCTGCGCAGCATGTTGG
Coding sequences within it:
- a CDS encoding benzoate-CoA ligase family protein, with the protein product MSEGSYNAVTWLLDRNVEEGRGGKLAFDDTVSRLTYGELQQRTRRAANMLRRLGVRREERVAMIMLDTIDFPIVFLGAIRAGVVPVPLNTLLTADQYAYILADCRARVLFVSEALYPVIKDVVGRMPDLEHVVVSGAKQNGHKQLAEEIAGESDQFTTAATHPDEPAFWLYSSGSTGMPKGVRHIHSNLQATADTYAKQVLGIRESDVCLSAAKLFFAYGLGNALTFPMSVGASVILNSERPTPARMFDLMNRYNPSIFYGVPTLFAAMLNDETMKTERCGKSLRICTSAGEALPESVGNSWKARFGVDILDGVGSTELLHIFLSNAPGDIKYGSSGKPVPGYAVRLVNEAGQDVADGEVGELLVDAPSAGEGYWNQRHKSRRTFEGPWTRTGDKYVRDTDGRYTFCGRADDMFKVSGIWVSPFEVESALITHPAVLEAAVVPEADPEGLLKPKAFVVLRPGAKTSDLQEMLKEHVKQKIGPWKYPRWIDVVDSLPKTATGKIQRFKLREGTN